A genomic stretch from Hymenobacter psoromatis includes:
- a CDS encoding transcriptional regulator, protein MGRAFEFRKGRKMKRWDRMSKDFTRIGKEIVMAVKEGGPNPDSNARLRTAMQNGKGVNMPKDRVEAAIKRATGKEEKDYQEVVYEGYGPHGVAIVVETATDNPTRTVSNVRLYFNRNSGALGTAGSSDYTFTRKGVFKLAAEGLDRDELELELIDAGAEDVYETTEDDEHGAEHQYMVIETAFTDFGQMQKALDTKGVNIVSATLQRVPNTTVSLTDEQAEEVEKLIDKLEEDEDVQAVYHTMG, encoded by the coding sequence ATGGGACGCGCATTTGAATTCCGGAAAGGCCGCAAAATGAAGCGCTGGGACCGGATGTCGAAAGACTTTACTCGCATCGGCAAGGAAATCGTGATGGCCGTGAAAGAAGGCGGCCCCAACCCCGACTCCAACGCTCGCCTGCGCACCGCCATGCAAAACGGCAAGGGCGTGAACATGCCCAAGGACCGCGTGGAAGCCGCCATTAAGCGCGCCACCGGCAAGGAAGAAAAGGATTACCAAGAGGTTGTGTATGAGGGCTATGGCCCCCACGGCGTGGCCATCGTGGTCGAAACCGCCACCGACAACCCCACCCGCACCGTGAGCAACGTGCGCCTCTATTTTAACCGCAACAGCGGCGCGCTGGGCACGGCCGGCAGCTCCGACTATACCTTCACCCGCAAGGGCGTCTTCAAACTGGCCGCCGAAGGCTTGGACCGCGACGAATTAGAGCTGGAATTGATTGACGCCGGGGCCGAGGACGTGTACGAAACCACCGAGGACGACGAGCACGGCGCCGAGCACCAGTACATGGTCATCGAAACCGCTTTCACCGACTTCGGCCAGATGCAGAAAGCGCTGGATACCAAGGGCGTAAATATCGTGAGCGCCACCTTGCAGCGCGTGCCCAACACCACGGTTTCGCTCACTGATGAGCAGGCCGAGGAGGTCGAAAAGCTCATCGACAAGCTCGAAGAAGACGAGGACGTGCAGGCCGTGTACCACACGATGGGGTAG
- a CDS encoding nicotinamidase, which produces MTALLLIDFQLDFLPGGALAVPEGDALLPLLNDLQPRFDLVVATQDWHPAGHRSFASTHPQHAAFEEIEWQGLPQRLWPDHCVQGSAGAALHPGLDLNRVEAIFRKGTDPELDSYSAFFDNGHRRATGLSAYLRARGITQVFVAGLASDYCVYFTAKDAHGEGFEVAVIEDATRGIAPESIAAAKADLLALGVRFVQSAEVLG; this is translated from the coding sequence ATGACCGCTCTCTTACTCATTGATTTTCAGCTGGATTTCCTACCCGGCGGCGCGCTGGCCGTGCCGGAGGGCGACGCCCTCCTACCCCTGCTCAACGACTTGCAGCCGCGCTTCGACCTCGTGGTGGCAACTCAGGACTGGCACCCGGCCGGGCACCGCAGCTTTGCCAGCACCCACCCGCAGCACGCTGCTTTTGAGGAAATTGAGTGGCAGGGCCTGCCCCAGCGGCTGTGGCCCGACCACTGCGTGCAGGGCTCGGCGGGCGCTGCCCTGCACCCCGGCCTGGACCTCAACCGCGTGGAGGCCATCTTTCGCAAAGGCACTGACCCCGAGTTGGATAGCTACAGCGCGTTTTTTGACAATGGGCACCGCCGCGCCACCGGCCTGAGCGCCTACCTGCGGGCGCGCGGCATCACGCAAGTGTTTGTGGCCGGCTTGGCCAGTGACTACTGCGTGTACTTCACGGCCAAGGATGCCCACGGCGAAGGCTTCGAAGTAGCGGTGATTGAAGACGCTACCCGCGGCATCGCGCCCGAGAGCATAGCCGCCGCCAAGGCCGACTTACTCGCGCTGGGCGTGCGGTTCGTGCAGAGCGCGGAGGTGCTGGGTTAA
- a CDS encoding malate:quinone oxidoreductase (malate dehydrogenase; catalyzes the oxidation of malate to oxaloacetate), producing MNLKTPPAKPLTADVVLIGAGIMSATLGVLLKTLDPTLTLAVYERLDAVAAESSDAWNNAGTGHSAFCELNYTPQLPDGSIDISKADKIAEQFELSKQLWASLVQAGDLPEPGSFIHSIPHMSFVWGAENVAYLLKRYEALLGSPLFAGMEFSDDPARLAAWIPLVMTGRDPAQPVAATRMAAGTDVNFGALTRALFDHLRQQPGVAFELGQEIEDFQHKPDGLWRVKIRDLATGKSRKVRTRFVFIGAGGGSLTLLEKSGIPEARGFGGFPVSGQWLKCTRPAVIAQHDAKVYGKAAVGSPPMSVPHLDTRQINGRQELLFGPYAGFSTKFLKRGSYADLFRSIELGNIRPLLYAGARNIPLTRYLIGQVLQTPEQRVAALREYYPEARPEDWQLEAAGQRVQVIKKDKKQGGVLEFGTEVVTSADGSIAALLGASPGASTAVSIMLDLVQRCFPEQAASPEWQATFRRLVPSFGQHLADNAGLTTAVRAHSAQVLGLDNE from the coding sequence ATGAATCTGAAAACTCCTCCCGCCAAGCCTCTAACCGCTGACGTGGTGCTCATTGGGGCCGGCATTATGAGCGCCACGCTGGGCGTTTTGCTCAAGACCCTGGACCCTACCCTCACCCTGGCGGTGTATGAGCGCCTCGACGCGGTGGCCGCCGAAAGCTCCGACGCCTGGAACAACGCCGGCACCGGCCACTCGGCTTTTTGCGAGCTTAACTACACGCCGCAGCTACCCGATGGCAGTATCGACATTTCGAAGGCCGATAAAATTGCCGAGCAATTCGAACTGAGTAAGCAGCTGTGGGCTAGCCTGGTACAGGCTGGCGACCTGCCCGAGCCAGGGTCGTTCATTCACAGCATTCCGCATATGAGCTTTGTGTGGGGTGCCGAAAACGTGGCGTATCTGCTCAAGCGCTACGAGGCGCTGCTGGGCTCGCCACTGTTCGCGGGCATGGAATTTAGCGACGACCCGGCCCGGCTGGCAGCGTGGATTCCGCTGGTGATGACCGGCCGCGACCCCGCCCAGCCGGTGGCCGCCACGCGCATGGCCGCTGGCACCGACGTCAACTTCGGTGCCCTCACCCGCGCCCTGTTCGACCACCTGCGGCAGCAGCCGGGGGTAGCGTTTGAGCTGGGGCAGGAAATAGAAGATTTCCAACATAAACCTGACGGCCTGTGGCGCGTTAAAATCCGCGACCTGGCCACGGGTAAGAGCCGCAAGGTGCGCACGCGGTTCGTGTTTATCGGGGCGGGCGGCGGCTCGCTCACGCTGCTAGAGAAATCAGGAATCCCCGAAGCCAGGGGTTTTGGCGGCTTTCCGGTGAGCGGGCAGTGGCTGAAATGCACCCGGCCCGCCGTTATCGCCCAACACGACGCCAAGGTGTATGGCAAGGCGGCCGTGGGCTCGCCGCCCATGTCGGTGCCCCACCTCGACACGCGCCAAATAAACGGTCGCCAGGAGCTGCTGTTCGGCCCCTACGCCGGCTTCAGCACCAAGTTTCTCAAGCGCGGCTCCTACGCCGACCTATTTCGCTCGATTGAGCTGGGCAATATCCGGCCGCTGCTGTATGCCGGGGCGCGCAATATTCCGCTCACGCGCTACCTCATCGGGCAGGTGCTCCAAACGCCTGAGCAGCGCGTCGCGGCCCTACGCGAGTACTACCCCGAGGCCCGGCCCGAAGACTGGCAGCTCGAAGCGGCCGGCCAGCGCGTGCAGGTCATTAAGAAGGACAAGAAGCAGGGCGGCGTGCTGGAGTTCGGCACCGAAGTCGTGACCTCGGCCGATGGCTCCATCGCGGCGCTGCTCGGGGCCTCGCCGGGCGCGAGCACCGCCGTGAGCATCATGCTCGATTTGGTGCAGCGCTGCTTTCCCGAGCAGGCGGCCTCGCCCGAGTGGCAGGCTACGTTTCGCCGCCTGGTGCCGTCATTTGGCCAGCATCTGGCCGATAATGCGGGCCTGACGACGGCCGTGCGTGCGCACTCGGCGCAGGTGCTGGGGCTGGATAATGAGTAG